One stretch of Streptomyces hygroscopicus DNA includes these proteins:
- a CDS encoding DNA invertase, whose product MANTNDEIASARARGRVGGRRPKLTEDQAALAQRLYDEREKTVQQIADMFDVPRSTVYGHLDKSRTVPRQPKKTAVTKL is encoded by the coding sequence GTGGCGAACACGAACGACGAAATCGCCTCCGCGCGGGCCCGGGGGCGGGTCGGCGGACGCCGGCCGAAGCTCACCGAGGACCAGGCCGCGCTCGCCCAACGGCTCTACGACGAGCGGGAGAAGACCGTCCAGCAGATCGCCGACATGTTCGATGTGCCCCGGTCGACAGTGTACGGGCACCTCGACAAGTCCAGGACCGTGCCTCGCCAGCCGAAGAAGACCGCAGTCACGAAGCTCTGA
- a CDS encoding transposase has product MFTQALQQIQARVDAAGDIDWLVQIDSTVVRAHQHGAATGRKGGGTGRTNRTITPSVDPEED; this is encoded by the coding sequence GTGTTCACCCAGGCGTTACAGCAGATCCAGGCCCGGGTGGACGCCGCCGGTGACATCGACTGGCTCGTCCAGATCGACTCCACCGTCGTCCGGGCCCACCAGCACGGAGCCGCGACCGGCCGAAAAGGGGGAGGCACCGGCAGGACGAACCGGACGATCACGCCATCGGTCGATCCCGAGGAGGACTGA
- a CDS encoding integrase: MAAGTATVPRPPMRLPTHVGADLSRPSSPNGALCVPWWGPSWLCAGRLNRSQDLRRQFPGDDSLQISHEAIYLSLYDPRRRHAIDRNLTQRLRSARPMRRPKIARRPTGRVIIRGMVSINACPAEVENRKVPGHWEGDLVMGIRPSAVATLVERTSRYTAIVALPDGIKAEQVTPHLTRSLLDIPPQLRRTLTWDRGREMAEHQAITAETGLPIYLCKPRSPWQRGTNENAYWCSLGGPASFDGRGPVGPLGDSENTCQKAFR, from the coding sequence ATGGCGGCCGGGACCGCTACCGTGCCGCGTCCGCCGATGCGGCTGCCTACGCACGTGGGCGCCGACCTAAGCAGGCCAAGCTCGCCCAACGGCGCGCTCTGCGTGCCCTGGTGGGGGCCAAGCTGGCTCTGTGCTGGTCGCCTGAACAGATCGCAGGATCTGCGACGTCAGTTCCCCGGTGACGACTCCCTGCAGATATCGCACGAAGCGATCTACCTCTCGCTCTACGACCCTCGCCGGCGCCACGCGATCGACCGCAACCTCACCCAGCGGCTTCGGTCAGCCAGGCCCATGCGCCGCCCGAAAATCGCCCGCCGACCCACCGGGCGGGTCATCATCCGCGGCATGGTGTCCATCAACGCCTGCCCCGCCGAGGTCGAGAACCGCAAGGTTCCCGGCCATTGGGAGGGCGACCTCGTGATGGGCATCCGGCCCTCGGCGGTCGCCACGCTCGTCGAGCGCACCAGCCGCTACACGGCCATCGTTGCGCTGCCGGACGGCATCAAGGCTGAGCAGGTCACTCCGCACCTCACCAGGAGTCTTCTCGACATCCCGCCCCAGTTGCGGCGGACGCTCACCTGGGACCGGGGTCGAGAGATGGCCGAGCACCAGGCCATCACCGCCGAGACCGGATTGCCGATCTACCTCTGCAAGCCGCGCAGCCCGTGGCAGCGCGGCACCAACGAGAACGCCTATTGGTGCAGTCTTGGCGGGCCGGCCTCCTTCGACGGGAGAGGTCCGGTGGGACCGCTGGGTGACTCGGAGAACACGTGCCAGAAGGCTTTCCGTTGA
- a CDS encoding transposase, protein MVTVGIDPHKHVHVAVAVGADGKRLSRPLTVKNDAVLISVLFKWIRSIADGMPVIWAIEDGRGFARGLADDLLLAGHEVVWVPTRLMAAHRKLHAATGSKSDLLDAAAVAHAALATPGLDRHRIDDRVRELRVLVDLRTDLVRRRTMVINQVKAYTHLWLDHTPGDLTRTPGMTALTTFLENLNLGPHVRRVLTEMISEAAELNQRIRDLESTIRELVTPLAPPCWRSPGSAMSRRRSCSLKSATSPGSPAQPSSPATPDALRSPSTRPTRNATACTPRRQSTTQQRALHHGDRPAEVPSWRAGTTGSPHTHEGRPRHPAHTQAPPHRRHPPRNGPRPSFLATPRHGAPAHRLT, encoded by the coding sequence ATGGTGACAGTGGGGATCGACCCGCACAAGCACGTCCACGTTGCCGTAGCAGTCGGCGCCGACGGCAAGCGGCTGAGTCGGCCGCTGACGGTCAAGAACGACGCGGTCTTGATCAGTGTGCTTTTCAAGTGGATCCGTTCGATCGCCGACGGTATGCCGGTCATCTGGGCTATCGAGGACGGCCGCGGCTTCGCCCGCGGCCTGGCCGACGACCTGCTGCTGGCCGGCCACGAGGTGGTCTGGGTCCCCACCCGGCTGATGGCCGCTCACCGCAAGCTGCACGCCGCCACGGGCTCCAAGTCCGACCTCCTCGACGCTGCCGCGGTTGCCCACGCCGCTCTCGCCACCCCTGGCCTGGACCGTCACCGCATCGACGACCGCGTCCGCGAACTGCGCGTCCTGGTCGACCTCCGCACCGATCTCGTCAGGCGCCGCACCATGGTGATCAACCAGGTCAAGGCATACACCCACCTCTGGCTCGACCACACCCCGGGCGACCTGACCCGCACCCCCGGAATGACCGCGCTGACGACATTCCTGGAAAACTTGAACCTCGGCCCGCACGTGCGCCGGGTACTGACCGAAATGATCAGCGAGGCAGCCGAGCTCAACCAGCGCATTCGTGATCTTGAATCCACGATCCGGGAACTCGTCACCCCGCTGGCCCCGCCCTGCTGGAGATCACCGGGATCAGCCATGTCTCGGCGGCGGTCTTGCTCGCTGAAGTCGGCGACATCACCCGGTTCGCCAGCTCAGCCAAGCTCGCCCGCTACACCGGATGCGCTCCGATCCCCGTCTACTCGTCCGACAAGGAACGCCACCGCCTGCACACCGCGGCGGCAATCGACGACTCAACAGCGTGCTCTACACCATGGCGATCGTCCAGCAGAGGTTCCATCCTGGCGCGCGGGAACTACTGGATCGCCACACACCCACGAAGGGCGCCCGAGGCACCCGGCGCATACTCAAGCGCCGCCTCATCGACGTCATCCACCGCGCAATGGTCCGCGACCGAGCTTCCTGGCGACACCACGTCACGGAGCACCAGCTCATCGTTTGACATAG
- a CDS encoding putative DNA integrase/recombinase: MVEPGSAIRQSKKGGSRFISLNAAPAPAPAFPPRPQGDLSCASAEEIAAAIRATWPTKSADNRWRRSRGARDLLRHLEGFPGESWQQRWEASGFNELGRPVAGLQSTRKEKSQIGVGAACLFCLRVIQPSLEAFRSNTFLCYGQRFLTAQNDPLLDKFWVDVHDKPVNSVHHGVALFDVTVALTTQGIALGDLTPSSFLHHACECRRQGLVLGQRGAGSRFPGHLAWQVLHEMGHFPSHGPATLKAALLTGRLTVEEMVDRYEIRHTGIRQLLIAYLDRRKPELDYSTLDNLSRHLASHFWSTIEDLAPDQPDLRLDSELYCVSSLVRRISYDCSVCQAGFPTALGERFAVMN; this comes from the coding sequence GTGGTTGAGCCCGGCTCCGCGATCCGGCAGAGCAAGAAGGGCGGCAGCCGCTTCATCAGTCTGAACGCTGCCCCGGCGCCGGCCCCGGCCTTTCCTCCGCGGCCTCAAGGTGATCTCTCTTGCGCCTCTGCAGAGGAAATAGCTGCGGCGATACGCGCGACGTGGCCAACGAAGTCAGCGGACAATCGTTGGCGCCGAAGCCGCGGCGCCCGGGACCTCCTCCGGCATCTGGAAGGCTTCCCCGGCGAGAGCTGGCAGCAGCGGTGGGAGGCCAGCGGCTTCAACGAGCTCGGGCGCCCTGTCGCCGGTCTGCAATCGACACGCAAGGAGAAGAGCCAGATCGGAGTGGGCGCCGCCTGCCTGTTCTGCCTGCGGGTCATCCAACCGTCCCTTGAAGCTTTTCGCTCGAACACGTTCTTGTGCTACGGCCAGCGCTTCCTGACCGCCCAGAACGACCCGTTGCTCGACAAATTCTGGGTCGATGTCCATGACAAACCGGTGAACTCGGTCCACCACGGGGTCGCGCTGTTCGACGTCACGGTGGCCCTCACCACCCAAGGCATCGCGCTGGGAGACCTGACGCCGTCGTCGTTTCTGCACCACGCGTGCGAGTGCCGCCGCCAAGGGTTGGTGCTCGGCCAACGCGGTGCCGGAAGCCGGTTCCCTGGACACCTTGCCTGGCAGGTGCTCCATGAGATGGGGCACTTCCCCTCTCACGGGCCCGCGACGCTGAAAGCTGCGCTGCTGACGGGACGGTTGACGGTCGAGGAGATGGTCGACCGCTACGAGATCCGGCACACCGGCATCCGGCAGTTGCTCATCGCCTACCTGGACCGGCGCAAGCCCGAGCTGGACTATTCGACACTGGATAATCTCTCCCGGCACCTTGCGAGCCATTTCTGGTCCACGATCGAAGATCTTGCCCCTGACCAGCCAGACCTGCGGTTGGACAGCGAGCTCTACTGCGTGAGTTCCCTGGTACGTAGGATCAGCTATGACTGCAGTGTCTGCCAGGCGGGATTCCCAACCGCACTCGGTGAACGCTTTGCGGTCATGAATTGA
- a CDS encoding integrase, with protein MAVGLGDVDWPGQLVYVIKGTRIRQAVPASPNAFRYFGSYLASDGLPTPAQPIWRTRRGESRPLTYWAMRRILQRANDKLGTDWTLHDARHTAATRMAGDDRLTLAEVQTILRHAHLDTTGRYLTARVEDMHDKLQEHYTRPRPQRTYATGYNPGDVRAVFGG; from the coding sequence TTGGCGGTCGGTCTCGGAGATGTCGACTGGCCGGGGCAGCTCGTCTATGTGATCAAGGGCACACGTATCCGCCAAGCCGTGCCGGCCTCCCCGAACGCCTTCCGCTATTTCGGCAGCTACCTCGCCTCCGACGGGCTGCCGACGCCAGCCCAGCCGATATGGCGCACGCGCCGTGGTGAGTCCAGACCTTTGACCTACTGGGCGATGCGGCGCATCCTTCAGCGGGCTAACGACAAGCTCGGCACGGACTGGACCCTGCACGACGCCAGGCACACAGCTGCGACCCGGATGGCAGGGGACGACCGGCTCACCCTCGCCGAGGTGCAGACGATCTTGCGTCATGCACATCTCGACACGACCGGCCGCTACCTGACCGCGCGGGTAGAGGACATGCACGACAAGCTGCAAGAGCACTACACGCGACCCCGCCCGCAGCGCACTTACGCCACCGGTTACAACCCCGGCGACGTCAGGGCGGTGTTCGGTGGTTGA
- a CDS encoding transposase → MVEQVIADSKAGALAHLPSGHFHANSAWLTLWAMACNLLRAVGAHTSAFHAKATTATLRAHLVHVPARIARSARRITLHLPHNWPWQQAWTHMFAITHGPPGLI, encoded by the coding sequence GTGGTGGAACAGGTCATCGCGGACAGCAAAGCCGGCGCTCTGGCCCACCTGCCCTCCGGGCACTTCCACGCCAACTCGGCCTGGCTCACGCTGTGGGCCATGGCCTGCAACCTGCTGCGGGCCGTCGGAGCACACACCTCGGCCTTCCACGCGAAGGCAACCACCGCCACACTCCGGGCCCACCTGGTCCACGTCCCGGCCCGGATCGCCCGCTCCGCACGGCGCATCACCCTGCACCTGCCGCACAACTGGCCCTGGCAGCAAGCCTGGACGCATATGTTCGCCATCACGCACGGCCCACCGGGGCTGATCTGA
- a CDS encoding transposase, with protein sequence MTRPKPWEISDELWAVIEPLLPRHKRRRRYPGRKRIDDRRTLQGILFVLYTGIQWEFLPQELGFGSGPTCWRRLAERG encoded by the coding sequence ATGACCCGGCCGAAGCCGTGGGAGATCAGTGACGAGCTGTGGGCTGTGATCGAACCGCTCCTGCCCAGACATAAACGCCGCCGCCGGTATCCGGGGCGCAAACGGATCGACGACCGCAGGACGCTCCAGGGCATCTTGTTCGTGCTCTACACCGGGATCCAGTGGGAGTTCCTGCCGCAGGAGCTGGGGTTCGGCTCGGGGCCTACCTGCTGGCGGCGGCTGGCCGAGCGGGGGTGA
- a CDS encoding transposase produces the protein MGRPRRKPRALYTDRGYDHDIYRRRLRERRITPKIARRGQAHGSGLGRVRWFAESALAHLHGPRRLRVRWESRDDIHDAFLQLAQCMILARRFPAF, from the coding sequence GTGGGCCGGCCCCGCCGTAAACCCCGCGCGCTGTACACCGACCGCGGGTACGACCACGACATCTACCGCCGACGGCTCCGTGAACGGCGCATCACCCCGAAGATCGCGCGTCGCGGACAGGCCCACGGGTCGGGACTGGGCCGCGTCCGCTGGTTCGCCGAATCCGCCCTCGCCCATCTCCACGGCCCGCGTCGCTTACGTGTGCGCTGGGAGTCCCGGGACGACATACACGACGCTTTTCTCCAACTCGCTCAGTGCATGATCCTCGCCCGCAGATTCCCGGCTTTCTGA
- a CDS encoding endoribonuclease: MIRRWNPVGVGSPIGQYSHLASAPADREILMVSGQVGALPDSALSDADADAETQQAFTNLERLLASVGAGPEHVMKLFTMVAGTHHGVRAARQKVFEKWYPEGDWPAQSLIVVTALATPDLAVEVEAVAAVPTR, encoded by the coding sequence ATGATCCGTCGCTGGAATCCTGTAGGTGTCGGCTCGCCGATAGGCCAGTACAGTCATCTGGCATCTGCGCCTGCTGACCGCGAGATCCTCATGGTCTCCGGGCAGGTGGGAGCACTACCGGATAGCGCTCTCTCCGACGCCGACGCCGACGCCGAGACGCAACAGGCATTCACGAATCTGGAACGGCTGCTCGCCTCCGTCGGTGCCGGCCCTGAACACGTCATGAAGCTGTTCACCATGGTCGCCGGTACCCATCACGGAGTCCGCGCTGCGAGGCAGAAGGTGTTCGAGAAGTGGTACCCGGAAGGCGACTGGCCCGCGCAATCTCTGATCGTGGTCACCGCGCTCGCAACTCCTGACCTCGCTGTCGAGGTCGAAGCCGTAGCTGCCGTCCCGACCAGATGA
- a CDS encoding integrase, with amino-acid sequence MIWNLRHLLHTLREFEQFYNSHRPHQSIVNARPLNPLPPPITDPERIARLDVRRRARISGILHEYQHVA; translated from the coding sequence TTGATCTGGAACCTGCGGCACCTGCTCCACACCTTGCGGGAGTTCGAACAGTTCTACAACTCCCACCGACCCCATCAGAGCATCGTCAACGCCCGGCCGCTGAATCCTTTGCCCCCTCCGATCACGGATCCGGAGCGGATCGCCCGCCTCGACGTACGAAGACGCGCCCGGATCAGCGGCATCCTCCACGAGTACCAACACGTGGCTTGA
- a CDS encoding transposase, with translation MSITTRGFTLVNHGATLDVPRHVVVYLSRLLAAHRRRISTPRGSRALGPFRQAALVLRWFRTRACVHCLARDAGISQATGYRYLAEGIEVLARRAPDIHTVLEDCHRADMSDIVLDGTLIPSDRTAGLRGHGNDLWYSGKAKRSGGNLQFLASPSGDLLWV, from the coding sequence ATGTCCATAACCACCAGAGGCTTCACGTTGGTCAACCATGGTGCCACGCTCGACGTCCCGCGCCACGTAGTGGTGTACCTGTCCCGCCTGCTGGCCGCGCATCGCCGACGCATCAGCACTCCGCGCGGCAGCCGGGCCCTGGGCCCGTTCCGCCAGGCCGCGCTGGTCCTGCGCTGGTTCCGGACCCGCGCCTGCGTGCACTGCCTGGCCCGGGACGCCGGGATCTCCCAGGCCACCGGCTACCGCTATCTCGCCGAGGGCATCGAGGTCCTGGCCCGCCGTGCCCCCGACATCCACACCGTCCTCGAAGACTGCCATCGCGCGGACATGAGCGACATCGTGCTGGACGGCACTCTCATCCCCAGCGACCGCACCGCCGGCCTGCGGGGCCACGGCAACGACCTGTGGTACTCCGGCAAAGCCAAACGCTCCGGCGGCAACCTCCAGTTCCTGGCCTCCCCCTCCGGCGACCTGCTGTGGGTCTGA
- a CDS encoding GntR family transcriptional regulator, protein MDDYRMIADELAADIAAGRLSPGDRLPPLRRLARQRGIASSTAARVYRELTRRGLTVGEVGRGTFVRTSTPSIEPALAEPGEARVDLDLNFPVLLEHPALLAKSLEHLLRPEALAGALRPVGAEGTPPARYAAASLLTRGTWTPEPRRLLFAGNGKQAIAASIAALVPAGERLGVEPLTFPVVKGIAARLGVTLVPLTMDEYGITPDALRVVPPLRAVYMQPALHNPLGITMPDQRREEIAESLRQRDTYAIEDAIYSFLRNDLTPLAALAPERTVVVDSLSKRLAPGLTLGFMMTPEGMTQHFAAALRSGTWTAHRFALEAATCWMTDGTASTIEHAKRSDAAQRQRIAAARLASQTIQADPHAYHCWWELPAPWRADTFVAAAARRGIAVTPAGAFAVGPGHVPNAVRLALASPPVDVLADALEVLAELAHGTPEDAGQE, encoded by the coding sequence ATGGATGACTACCGAATGATCGCCGACGAGCTCGCTGCCGACATCGCCGCCGGCCGTCTCAGCCCAGGGGATCGACTCCCGCCGCTGCGACGGCTCGCCCGCCAGCGAGGCATCGCCAGTTCGACCGCCGCCCGGGTCTACCGAGAGCTCACCCGCCGAGGGCTGACCGTCGGCGAAGTCGGACGAGGGACCTTCGTGCGAACATCGACGCCCTCGATCGAACCGGCACTGGCTGAGCCGGGCGAAGCGAGAGTCGATCTCGATCTGAACTTCCCGGTACTCCTGGAGCACCCCGCCCTGCTTGCCAAGAGCCTCGAGCATCTACTGCGCCCGGAAGCACTGGCCGGGGCACTTCGACCTGTGGGCGCGGAGGGCACCCCACCTGCCCGTTATGCCGCTGCTTCGCTACTCACCCGCGGCACCTGGACGCCAGAACCGCGACGGCTTCTCTTCGCGGGAAACGGCAAACAAGCCATCGCCGCGTCCATCGCAGCCCTCGTCCCTGCCGGCGAACGCCTCGGAGTCGAGCCGCTCACCTTCCCTGTCGTCAAAGGCATCGCTGCTCGCCTCGGTGTCACCCTCGTCCCACTGACAATGGACGAATATGGGATCACCCCTGACGCACTGCGTGTCGTCCCGCCGCTCCGCGCTGTCTACATGCAACCCGCCCTGCACAACCCACTCGGCATCACCATGCCGGATCAGCGTCGCGAGGAAATCGCGGAGAGCCTGCGCCAGAGGGACACCTACGCGATCGAGGATGCCATCTACAGCTTCCTGCGAAACGACCTCACACCACTCGCAGCCCTCGCACCGGAACGCACCGTCGTTGTCGACAGTCTGTCCAAACGGCTCGCGCCCGGGCTGACACTGGGCTTCATGATGACCCCTGAAGGCATGACCCAGCACTTCGCGGCAGCCCTGAGATCAGGAACGTGGACGGCTCATCGTTTCGCTCTGGAGGCGGCAACGTGCTGGATGACCGATGGCACTGCATCCACCATCGAACACGCAAAGCGAAGCGATGCAGCCCAACGCCAGCGAATCGCTGCAGCGCGACTCGCATCTCAAACCATCCAAGCCGATCCGCACGCCTATCACTGCTGGTGGGAACTGCCAGCCCCCTGGCGAGCCGATACGTTCGTCGCCGCTGCCGCCCGCCGCGGCATCGCTGTTACACCCGCAGGTGCGTTCGCCGTCGGGCCAGGACACGTCCCCAACGCCGTGCGCCTCGCACTTGCTTCCCCGCCCGTGGATGTTCTGGCCGACGCGCTTGAGGTTCTGGCCGAGCTTGCCCACGGCACCCCCGAAGACGCGGGACAAGAGTGA
- a CDS encoding malonic semialdehyde reductase: protein MTSRQKTVFITGASSGFGIAIARRFAAEGFRVIVAARRAARLEVLAAELGPSSLPLELDVRDREAVGHAIRTLPHEFSDIDVLINNAGLALGLEPAHRAELDDWDQMVDTNCKGLTYCTRAILPGMVSRGRGHVINLGSVAGTYPYPGGNTYGATKAFVRQFSLNLRSDLHGTGVRVTCIEPGMCGGTEFSTVRFEGDKRKAEAVYTGMQSLEARDIAESVHWVTSQPPHVNVNTIEIMPTDQSFAPFLVHRQHA from the coding sequence ATGACTTCCCGGCAGAAGACAGTGTTCATCACAGGCGCCAGCAGCGGCTTCGGCATTGCAATCGCACGCCGATTCGCGGCGGAAGGCTTCCGGGTCATCGTCGCAGCTCGCAGAGCGGCCAGGCTTGAAGTACTCGCCGCGGAGCTCGGCCCATCTTCCCTCCCTCTTGAGCTTGATGTACGGGACAGGGAGGCAGTAGGGCACGCAATCCGCACCCTGCCGCATGAGTTCAGCGACATTGACGTACTGATCAACAATGCTGGTCTTGCCCTGGGTCTCGAGCCGGCCCATCGAGCTGAGCTCGATGACTGGGATCAGATGGTCGACACCAACTGTAAAGGGCTCACCTACTGCACCCGAGCAATTCTGCCGGGCATGGTAAGCCGAGGACGGGGCCATGTGATCAATCTCGGATCCGTCGCCGGCACCTACCCTTATCCAGGAGGAAATACGTACGGCGCCACCAAGGCATTCGTGCGCCAGTTCAGCCTCAACCTGCGCAGCGACCTTCACGGCACAGGAGTTCGGGTTACGTGTATCGAACCTGGAATGTGCGGAGGAACCGAATTCTCCACCGTGCGATTCGAGGGCGATAAGCGAAAGGCTGAGGCCGTCTACACTGGCATGCAGTCGCTGGAAGCTCGTGATATCGCCGAATCAGTCCACTGGGTGACGTCCCAGCCGCCACACGTAAACGTCAACACTATCGAAATCATGCCAACCGACCAGAGCTTCGCGCCGTTCCTAGTACATCGCCAGCACGCCTGA
- a CDS encoding IclR family transcriptional regulator — MNVTAEKPAALLQTLERGLQVLEAIAIAEQGATAKALSSKVGIKISTCYHILRTLVNNNYVIRLPHGRYGIGERAAALIPHTQRSRAAPPPLTALVHRLHNRTQEDSFLTGWSDEALVLRQRVPEAANAAATQPMALHACAAGKAVLAYLTPEQVDATLTSGLRSLTPYTITDYDYLRADLARTRRRGYALDIEEFSPGACSAAAAYFDATGLPLGSFAISASKPRFEAHRVELVRQVQEVAAMANLIFNPRHRAVPRT, encoded by the coding sequence ATGAATGTGACCGCAGAGAAACCGGCGGCTCTGCTGCAAACGCTGGAGCGCGGACTGCAAGTACTGGAAGCCATCGCGATTGCCGAACAAGGCGCAACCGCCAAGGCACTCAGCTCCAAGGTCGGCATCAAAATCAGCACCTGCTATCACATACTGCGCACCCTGGTGAACAACAACTATGTGATACGCCTCCCCCACGGCCGCTACGGCATCGGGGAGCGCGCCGCAGCCCTCATTCCGCACACACAGCGCAGCCGGGCAGCACCTCCCCCACTGACCGCCCTGGTCCACCGCCTGCACAACCGGACACAGGAAGACTCATTCCTCACAGGCTGGTCCGACGAAGCCCTCGTCCTGCGGCAGCGAGTACCAGAGGCCGCGAACGCAGCCGCTACCCAACCCATGGCACTGCACGCATGTGCCGCCGGCAAGGCCGTACTTGCATACCTCACGCCAGAACAGGTGGACGCAACACTCACCAGTGGTTTGAGGTCCCTCACTCCGTACACCATCACCGACTACGACTACCTCCGCGCTGATCTCGCCCGGACGCGCAGGCGCGGATACGCACTCGACATCGAAGAGTTCAGCCCGGGCGCATGCAGCGCGGCAGCAGCATACTTCGACGCCACCGGCCTTCCTCTGGGCTCATTCGCCATCTCAGCCTCCAAACCCCGATTCGAAGCCCATAGAGTCGAACTGGTGAGGCAGGTACAGGAAGTCGCAGCGATGGCGAACTTGATCTTTAACCCCAGGCATCGGGCGGTTCCTCGTACTTGA
- a CDS encoding transposase, with amino-acid sequence MRDTELKERIQYVYASNYRVYGARKIWRELNRQGHAVARCTVERLMRELGIQGAVRGRSVITTIPGGQVQRAPDLVDRDFVAIAPNRCWVADFTHVKTWSATVYVAFVVDTFSRRIVGWSAATVKETVFVLDALEMAIWQRDRDQQPVRPGDLIHHSDAGSQYTSFKLAEHLDAAGIAASIGSVGDAYDNALMESTIGLFKTELIKPRRPWKTLSQVELATAEWADWYNHRRLHGEIGHIPPVEYEANYYTELTKPQVITTI; translated from the coding sequence ATGCGTGACACGGAGCTCAAGGAGAGGATCCAGTACGTCTACGCGTCCAACTACCGTGTCTACGGAGCCCGGAAGATCTGGCGCGAGCTGAACCGGCAGGGACATGCGGTGGCCCGCTGCACCGTCGAGCGCCTGATGCGCGAGCTCGGCATCCAGGGCGCGGTGCGCGGCAGAAGCGTCATCACCACGATCCCCGGCGGACAGGTCCAGCGGGCCCCCGATCTGGTCGACCGCGACTTCGTGGCCATCGCTCCGAACCGGTGCTGGGTGGCGGACTTCACCCACGTGAAGACCTGGTCCGCGACCGTCTACGTCGCGTTCGTCGTGGACACCTTCTCCCGCCGGATCGTCGGCTGGTCCGCGGCCACCGTGAAGGAGACCGTCTTCGTCCTGGACGCCCTGGAGATGGCCATCTGGCAACGCGACCGCGACCAACAGCCCGTGCGGCCAGGAGACTTGATCCATCACTCGGACGCCGGGTCGCAATACACATCGTTCAAACTCGCCGAGCACCTGGATGCCGCCGGCATCGCGGCGAGCATCGGATCCGTCGGTGACGCGTACGACAACGCCCTGATGGAGTCCACGATCGGCCTGTTCAAAACCGAGTTGATCAAGCCCCGGCGGCCCTGGAAGACGCTCTCCCAGGTCGAGCTGGCCACCGCCGAGTGGGCCGACTGGTACAACCACCGCAGACTCCACGGCGAGATAGGCCACATCCCGCCCGTCGAATACGAAGCCAACTACTACACCGAACTCACGAAACCCCAGGTCATCACCACAATCTGA
- a CDS encoding transposase, with translation MARPSRYPLELRRRAVRMVAEVRDDYPNETTALQAVADKLGIGSRETLRNWVKQQEIDAGQRPGTTTEESAQLKALKKENAELKRANEILKAAASFFAAELDRPQTRS, from the coding sequence ATGGCACGACCCTCCCGTTACCCGCTTGAGCTCCGCCGTCGTGCGGTGCGCATGGTCGCCGAGGTGCGCGACGATTACCCGAACGAGACGACCGCCCTGCAGGCGGTCGCCGACAAGCTCGGCATCGGTTCCCGCGAGACACTGCGGAACTGGGTGAAGCAGCAGGAGATCGACGCGGGGCAGCGTCCGGGGACGACGACGGAGGAGTCCGCCCAGCTCAAGGCGTTGAAGAAGGAGAACGCCGAGCTGAAGCGGGCGAACGAGATCCTGAAGGCCGCGGCGAGTTTCTTCGCGGCCGAGCTCGACCGGCCACAAACGCGCTCGTAA